In Nitrobacteraceae bacterium AZCC 1564, the following proteins share a genomic window:
- a CDS encoding branched-chain amino acid transport system permease protein (product_source=KO:K01997; cog=COG0559; ko=KO:K01997; pfam=PF02653; transmembrane_helix_parts=Inside_1_6,TMhelix_7_29,Outside_30_55,TMhelix_56_78,Inside_79_90,TMhelix_91_113,Outside_114_134,TMhelix_135_157,Inside_158_177,TMhelix_178_200,Outside_201_214,TMhelix_215_232,Inside_233_236,TMhelix_237_259,Outside_260_262,TMhelix_263_285,Inside_286_292): protein MELFTNQVLAGIATGAIYACMALAIVMIYQAIDHLNFAQGEMAMFSTFIAWQLMQWGLSFWPAFLITLVISFVGGILIERTLFKPLANAPVLVHVAGFIALFAILNSVAGLTWDFTIKQFPSPFGSSAFLGSPLITTHQAGMIGVTLVLLLLLYGFFRFTRIGLAMRAAASLPESARLVGINTSWMIALGWGMASAIGAIAGMMIAPVVFLEPNMMGGILLYGFAAAVLGGLTSPLGAVVGGFLVGVFENLVGTYIPGIGNELKLPIALALIIVVLVIKPSGLFGRKIVQRV from the coding sequence ATGGAACTGTTCACTAACCAAGTCCTGGCTGGCATTGCCACCGGCGCAATCTACGCCTGCATGGCGCTCGCCATCGTCATGATCTATCAGGCCATCGATCACCTGAATTTCGCCCAGGGCGAAATGGCGATGTTTTCCACTTTCATTGCCTGGCAGCTGATGCAATGGGGATTGAGCTTCTGGCCGGCATTTCTCATCACCCTGGTCATCTCATTCGTCGGCGGAATCCTCATCGAGCGAACACTGTTCAAACCGCTGGCCAATGCGCCCGTTCTCGTCCATGTCGCGGGGTTCATCGCACTGTTCGCGATCCTCAATAGCGTCGCGGGTCTGACCTGGGATTTCACCATCAAGCAGTTTCCCTCGCCGTTCGGATCGTCCGCCTTCTTGGGTAGCCCGCTCATCACCACCCATCAGGCAGGAATGATCGGCGTCACTCTTGTGCTGTTGCTTTTGCTTTACGGTTTCTTTCGCTTCACGCGTATCGGTCTCGCCATGCGCGCGGCGGCATCGCTGCCCGAATCCGCGCGCCTTGTCGGCATCAACACCAGCTGGATGATCGCGCTCGGTTGGGGCATGGCCAGCGCCATCGGCGCGATTGCCGGAATGATGATCGCTCCGGTCGTGTTTCTTGAGCCTAATATGATGGGCGGCATCCTACTTTATGGATTTGCGGCTGCCGTCCTCGGCGGTCTTACCAGTCCACTTGGTGCCGTGGTCGGGGGTTTCCTCGTCGGCGTCTTCGAAAACCTGGTGGGCACTTACATTCCCGGCATCGGCAACGAATTGAAACTACCGATCGCGCTGGCCCTTATCATTGTCGTGCTTGTCATCAAGCCATCCGGCTTATTTGGCCGCAAAATCGTTCAGCGGGTGTAA
- a CDS encoding branched-chain amino acid transport system ATP-binding protein (product_source=KO:K01996; cath_funfam=3.40.50.300; cog=COG0410; ko=KO:K01996; pfam=PF00005; smart=SM00382; superfamily=52540) — translation MTTLLTIKDLRAYYGQVQALHGLELSLNEGTVTTLLGANGAGKTTTLRAICNMIRSTGAIEFEGKSLAGMSTEGIVRLGIAHVPQGRGTFTNMTVEENLQLGAISRNDKKAIESDIERMYAHFPVLEQRHTQQAGTLSGGEQQMLAVARALMLRPRLMLLDEPSFGLAPLIVRDLFGILGKINREDKVSILVVEQNAQLALEIAQKAYVIETGRIVMSGNANEIANDENIRKSYLGY, via the coding sequence ATGACCACGTTGCTGACGATCAAGGATCTGCGCGCCTACTACGGACAGGTGCAGGCTCTGCACGGACTGGAGCTCTCACTCAATGAGGGCACAGTGACCACGCTGCTTGGCGCCAACGGCGCCGGCAAGACGACGACCCTGCGCGCGATCTGCAACATGATCCGTTCAACAGGCGCGATCGAATTCGAAGGCAAGTCGCTCGCCGGCATGTCGACGGAAGGTATCGTACGCCTCGGCATTGCGCATGTCCCGCAGGGACGTGGCACCTTCACCAACATGACCGTCGAGGAAAATCTCCAGCTTGGCGCGATCTCGCGAAACGACAAGAAGGCGATCGAGAGCGACATCGAGCGCATGTATGCGCACTTCCCCGTCCTCGAGCAGCGGCACACCCAGCAAGCCGGCACCCTATCCGGCGGCGAACAGCAAATGCTGGCGGTTGCCCGCGCGCTAATGTTGCGTCCGCGGCTGATGCTGCTGGATGAGCCGTCCTTCGGCCTTGCGCCCCTCATCGTGCGCGACCTGTTCGGCATCCTCGGCAAGATCAATCGCGAGGATAAGGTTTCGATTCTGGTGGTGGAACAGAACGCTCAGCTCGCTCTTGAGATCGCGCAGAAGGCCTACGTGATTGAAACGGGCCGCATCGTGATGTCGGGCAACGCCAACGAGATCGCGAACGACGAAAATATCCGTAAGTCCTATCTCGGATACTGA
- a CDS encoding DNA-binding IclR family transcriptional regulator (product_source=COG1414; cath_funfam=1.10.10.10,3.30.450.40; cog=COG1414; pfam=PF01614,PF09339; smart=SM00346; superfamily=46785,55781) produces the protein MKRAPKKSATDRSFVVALSRGLEVLRAFRPSDGLLGNQEIAARTNLPKPTISRLTYTLTKLGYLTQVPRFEKYQLAPAAMALGYAALANMGVRHVSDPYRDQLMRETGGAVAVGARDRLSMIYFGQSRSELTVGVLLDVGSRVPIATSAMGRAYLWALPEEERAELLHDIKEHVGNRWPKIRDGIERAGETVAKHGFAMSAGEWHNDIHAVGVALKLNDGTGPYAFNCGAPAFKFSEELLLNDIGPRLVAMVRNIEAAMTGNVMRRSQNKEIADTKKLRSPGGKVARVTEGIG, from the coding sequence ATGAAACGGGCACCCAAGAAATCTGCGACCGATCGCAGTTTCGTCGTGGCACTCTCGCGAGGCCTCGAAGTTCTGCGCGCGTTTCGACCAAGCGACGGACTTCTCGGCAATCAGGAAATCGCGGCGCGCACAAATTTGCCGAAGCCAACCATTTCGCGGTTGACTTACACGCTCACAAAACTCGGCTATCTCACGCAGGTGCCACGGTTCGAGAAGTATCAACTCGCGCCTGCAGCCATGGCACTCGGCTACGCGGCGCTCGCAAACATGGGCGTTCGCCATGTGTCCGATCCATATCGAGATCAATTGATGCGGGAGACCGGTGGCGCGGTTGCGGTTGGCGCGCGCGATCGTCTCAGCATGATTTATTTCGGACAGAGTCGCAGCGAGCTCACTGTGGGTGTGCTGCTCGATGTCGGATCACGCGTTCCGATCGCAACATCCGCCATGGGGCGCGCGTATCTTTGGGCGCTCCCGGAAGAAGAACGCGCTGAATTGCTGCACGACATTAAAGAACATGTCGGAAATCGCTGGCCAAAAATCCGCGATGGCATCGAGCGCGCAGGCGAAACCGTCGCCAAGCATGGATTCGCCATGTCCGCAGGCGAATGGCACAACGATATTCATGCTGTTGGTGTCGCACTAAAGTTGAATGATGGCACCGGACCTTATGCATTCAACTGTGGTGCGCCGGCGTTTAAGTTCAGCGAAGAGCTTTTGCTGAACGACATTGGACCGCGTCTTGTCGCGATGGTAAGAAACATCGAAGCCGCAATGACGGGCAACGTCATGCGCAGATCACAAAACAAAGAAATTGCCGACACAAAGAAACTGAGATCGCCAGGAGGGAAAGTTGCGCGCGTTACTGAGGGGATTGGATAA
- a CDS encoding 3-hydroxyacyl-CoA dehydrogenase (product_source=KO:K07516; cath_funfam=1.10.1040.10,3.40.50.720,3.90.226.10; cog=COG1024,COG1250; ko=KO:K07516; pfam=PF00378,PF00725,PF02737; superfamily=48179,51735,52096): MSEVVKVERHDAVAIVTVDSPPVNALSAAVRKGILEGVKNAAVDQQVQAIVIACAGRTFIAGADITEFGKPPQSPSLHEVIVEIENSPKPVVAAIHGTALGGGLELALGCHFRVAVKDAKLGLPEVKLGLLPGAGGTQRLPRAVGPELAVKMIVTGDPIGAQDALKAGLIEEIIDGEPAVGGEAFARKVLAEKRPLRRLRDDDAKLAAAKADRSIFTNAAAAANKRNRGLDAPLAAAEAVSFSLDTPFDEALKKERESFLKLMNGDQSKAQRYAFFAEREAAKVSGVPEGTKPRKVESVAIIGAGTMGGGIAMSFANAGIPVTLIETGDEQLKRGLGIMQKNYEATAARGGIPADAPAKRMALINGVVGLENVKNADLIIEAVFETMAIKKEVFTKLDQYAKPGAVLASNTSYLNINEIAAVTKRPQDVLGMHFFSPANVMKLCEIVRAEKTAPDVLVTAVAIARRIAKVPAVVGVCDGFVGNRMLAARSKQSEKFLFEGALPQQVDAVVTKFGMPMGPFAMGDLAGLDIGWRSRKDRGIKSEIADALCEAGRFGQKTGKGYYKYEAGSRAPLPDPEVEKLIEETCARLGLKRRTISDDEILERMIYPMVNEGARILEEKVASRPSDIDVIWLYGYGWPIYRGGPMYYADQVGLKHIADRLSFYAKQTNDPSLEPAPLLKRLADEGKTFASLAKG; encoded by the coding sequence GTGAGCGAAGTGGTCAAGGTGGAACGTCATGACGCGGTTGCAATCGTCACGGTCGACAGCCCTCCGGTGAATGCACTGAGTGCTGCGGTGCGAAAGGGCATCCTTGAAGGGGTCAAGAACGCCGCCGTTGACCAACAAGTTCAGGCGATTGTCATCGCTTGCGCGGGCCGCACCTTTATTGCGGGCGCCGACATCACCGAATTCGGCAAGCCGCCACAGTCGCCAAGCCTTCACGAGGTGATTGTTGAAATTGAAAATTCTCCCAAGCCGGTGGTCGCGGCCATTCATGGCACGGCGCTCGGCGGTGGATTGGAACTGGCGCTCGGCTGTCATTTCCGCGTCGCGGTCAAGGATGCCAAGCTCGGTCTTCCCGAAGTGAAGCTCGGTCTGTTGCCGGGTGCTGGCGGTACGCAGCGTTTGCCGCGTGCGGTGGGTCCGGAACTCGCAGTGAAGATGATCGTCACTGGTGATCCGATCGGCGCGCAGGATGCGTTGAAGGCCGGCTTGATCGAAGAAATTATTGATGGTGAGCCCGCTGTAGGTGGTGAAGCCTTTGCACGTAAGGTGTTGGCGGAAAAGCGCCCGCTGCGCAGGCTGCGGGACGACGACGCCAAGCTCGCGGCTGCGAAGGCGGATCGCTCGATCTTCACCAACGCGGCAGCTGCGGCAAATAAGCGCAACCGCGGTCTGGATGCGCCGCTGGCCGCAGCCGAGGCGGTGAGCTTCTCCCTCGATACGCCGTTTGATGAAGCGCTGAAGAAGGAGCGCGAATCCTTCCTCAAGCTGATGAATGGTGATCAGTCGAAGGCGCAGCGCTATGCATTCTTCGCGGAGCGCGAGGCTGCGAAGGTGTCCGGCGTTCCCGAGGGCACCAAGCCACGCAAGGTCGAGAGCGTTGCCATTATCGGCGCTGGCACCATGGGCGGTGGCATCGCGATGTCGTTCGCCAATGCGGGCATTCCGGTGACGCTGATCGAGACCGGCGACGAGCAGCTCAAGCGCGGCCTCGGCATCATGCAGAAGAACTACGAGGCCACCGCGGCGCGTGGCGGCATTCCGGCAGACGCGCCGGCCAAGCGCATGGCGCTTATCAATGGCGTTGTCGGCCTCGAGAATGTGAAGAATGCGGACCTCATCATCGAAGCCGTGTTCGAGACGATGGCGATCAAGAAAGAGGTTTTCACCAAGCTTGATCAATACGCCAAGCCGGGCGCCGTGCTTGCCAGCAACACCTCCTATCTCAATATCAATGAGATCGCCGCAGTTACCAAGCGTCCGCAGGATGTGCTGGGCATGCACTTCTTCAGCCCCGCCAACGTGATGAAGCTGTGCGAAATCGTTCGCGCTGAAAAGACCGCGCCGGATGTCCTTGTCACCGCTGTTGCCATTGCGCGCCGCATCGCCAAGGTGCCGGCCGTGGTGGGCGTGTGTGACGGCTTCGTTGGCAATCGCATGCTGGCGGCTCGTTCGAAGCAGTCTGAAAAATTCCTGTTTGAGGGCGCTTTGCCGCAGCAGGTCGACGCAGTGGTCACCAAGTTCGGCATGCCGATGGGACCGTTCGCCATGGGCGATCTCGCGGGTCTCGACATCGGTTGGCGCTCCCGTAAGGATCGCGGCATCAAGTCCGAAATCGCCGACGCACTTTGCGAGGCTGGCCGTTTTGGCCAGAAGACCGGCAAGGGCTACTACAAATACGAAGCCGGTTCGCGTGCACCATTGCCGGATCCGGAAGTCGAAAAGCTGATCGAGGAAACCTGCGCGCGTCTTGGCCTCAAGCGCCGCACCATCAGCGATGATGAAATCCTCGAGCGCATGATCTATCCGATGGTCAACGAGGGTGCGCGCATCCTTGAAGAAAAGGTCGCATCGCGCCCCAGCGATATCGACGTCATCTGGCTCTATGGTTACGGCTGGCCGATCTATCGCGGCGGTCCGATGTACTATGCCGATCAGGTTGGTCTGAAGCACATCGCGGACCGGCTGTCGTTCTACGCCAAGCAGACTAACGATCCGTCACTCGAACCGGCGCCGCTATTGAAGCGCCTTGCAGACGAAGGCAAGACATTCGCGTCGCTCGCCAAGGGCTAA
- a CDS encoding branched-chain amino acid transport system ATP-binding protein (product_source=KO:K01995; cath_funfam=3.40.50.300; cog=COG0411; ko=KO:K01995; pfam=PF00005,PF12399; smart=SM00382; superfamily=52540; transmembrane_helix_parts=Inside_1_12,TMhelix_13_35,Outside_36_265) — protein sequence MTQAQVAQGQDPLLAVRDVSVVFGGIVALNGVSFDMKKGRILGLIGPNGAGKTTLFNCLSRLYQPTTGDILMEGQSILNRQPSQIAAIGIGRTFQNVALFPRLSVRDNIRIGGHSRTKSDIISDALKLPWVRSEERALNVKVDEILTYLDLHDVADREVAGLPFGTQKRVELGRALATEPKILLLDEPAGGLNHEEVYVLGDLIRRVRHERDITVLLVEHHMGLVMSIADHVVALNFGKKLAEGTPAAVQSDPDVIKAYLGSKDA from the coding sequence ATGACGCAGGCTCAGGTTGCGCAGGGACAAGACCCCCTGCTTGCGGTTCGCGACGTCAGCGTCGTGTTCGGCGGCATCGTTGCGTTGAATGGCGTCTCCTTCGACATGAAGAAGGGCCGCATTCTCGGTCTGATCGGTCCGAACGGCGCCGGCAAGACAACACTCTTCAATTGTCTCAGCAGACTCTATCAGCCCACCACGGGAGACATCCTGATGGAAGGGCAAAGCATCCTGAATCGCCAGCCCTCGCAGATCGCAGCTATTGGCATCGGCCGCACGTTTCAGAACGTTGCACTGTTTCCGCGCCTGTCGGTACGCGACAACATCCGCATTGGCGGGCATTCCCGCACAAAGAGCGATATCATCAGCGATGCGCTGAAGCTGCCGTGGGTTCGCAGCGAAGAACGCGCGCTCAACGTCAAGGTCGACGAAATCCTCACCTATCTCGATCTGCACGATGTTGCCGATCGCGAAGTCGCCGGACTTCCGTTTGGAACGCAAAAGCGCGTCGAACTCGGCCGCGCACTCGCGACCGAACCAAAGATCCTGTTGCTCGACGAGCCAGCCGGTGGCCTCAATCACGAGGAAGTTTATGTCCTTGGCGATTTGATCCGTCGTGTCCGTCACGAACGCGACATCACTGTTCTTCTGGTCGAACATCACATGGGACTGGTGATGTCGATCGCCGATCACGTCGTCGCACTCAATTTTGGCAAGAAACTCGCTGAAGGCACGCCTGCCGCCGTGCAGTCCGACCCCGACGTTATCAAAGCTTATCTCGGGAGCAAGGACGCATGA
- a CDS encoding branched-chain amino acid transport system permease protein (product_source=KO:K01998; cog=COG4177; ko=KO:K01998; pfam=PF02653; transmembrane_helix_parts=Outside_1_27,TMhelix_28_50,Inside_51_54,TMhelix_55_77,Outside_78_96,TMhelix_97_119,Inside_120_125,TMhelix_126_145,Outside_146_178,TMhelix_179_201,Inside_202_229,TMhelix_230_252,Outside_253_266,TMhelix_267_289,Inside_290_300,TMhelix_301_323,Outside_324_339): protein MSTVEDSLAKPAAVGAAVSKKTMTVGTTASLIMLALLLIVPLFMKNFIIFQMTMVLIYAIAILALNILTGGSGQFSLGQSAFYAVGAYTAAIMMEHFNINYAVTIPAAGIICFVFGFLFGFPALRLSGVYLALATFALAIAMPQLLKLGVFEHWTGGVQGLVVTKPDAPFGLPMSQDMWLYYFTLFIAVVIYVLSVNLLRSRSGRAMMAIRDNQIAASAMGVDLPLYKTLAFGISAAFTGIAGALGAIVVQFVAPDSFTFQLAIAIFLGMVVGGVGWLPGSLAGSVFIVFVPNVAEGISKGLSGAVFGALLIAVIFLVPHGARQVAYTIEALFRKMKKS, encoded by the coding sequence ATGAGCACAGTTGAAGACTCTCTCGCCAAGCCCGCAGCCGTCGGAGCCGCCGTTTCCAAAAAGACGATGACGGTCGGCACGACCGCATCGCTGATTATGCTCGCGCTGCTGCTCATTGTTCCTCTGTTTATGAAGAACTTCATCATCTTCCAGATGACGATGGTGCTGATTTACGCCATCGCGATTCTTGCGCTCAATATCCTGACCGGCGGAAGTGGCCAGTTCTCACTGGGGCAGAGCGCGTTCTACGCGGTTGGTGCCTACACCGCTGCGATCATGATGGAGCACTTCAACATAAACTATGCCGTGACCATTCCAGCAGCGGGCATCATCTGTTTCGTGTTCGGTTTCCTGTTCGGCTTCCCTGCGCTTCGGCTGAGCGGCGTGTATCTCGCACTGGCGACCTTTGCCCTGGCCATTGCGATGCCGCAGCTCCTCAAGCTCGGCGTGTTCGAGCATTGGACTGGCGGCGTTCAGGGTCTGGTCGTGACCAAGCCGGATGCGCCCTTCGGCCTGCCGATGTCGCAAGATATGTGGCTTTATTATTTCACGCTGTTCATCGCGGTCGTGATCTATGTGCTGTCCGTGAACCTGCTGCGCAGCCGGTCAGGTCGCGCCATGATGGCCATTCGCGACAACCAGATTGCAGCATCCGCCATGGGCGTGGACCTGCCGCTCTATAAGACGCTGGCATTCGGCATCAGCGCCGCGTTCACCGGTATTGCAGGCGCGCTCGGCGCCATCGTGGTTCAGTTCGTTGCACCCGACAGCTTCACCTTCCAACTCGCCATCGCAATCTTTCTCGGCATGGTCGTCGGCGGCGTCGGCTGGCTGCCTGGATCGCTTGCTGGATCGGTGTTCATCGTGTTCGTCCCCAACGTAGCGGAGGGGATTTCTAAAGGCCTCTCAGGCGCTGTGTTCGGCGCGCTGTTGATCGCCGTCATCTTCCTCGTGCCGCATGGCGCGAGGCAGGTCGCCTATACCATCGAAGCTCTGTTCCGAAAAATGAAGAAGTCCTAA